The genomic DNA GCCCCTCTTCCAGCCGCTTTCCATCGAGGATCGCAAGCAGCTTGTGACCAAGTTCCAGATGATGACCAAGAAGCCCTCAGAGGACGTGCTCGTCGAGGGCGGCCCGGGCGACGGGCTCTACCTAATCAAATCGGGCGAGGTGGAGATCATCATCCACGACAAGGAAGGCAATGAGGTGACGATCACCTACCTGAGCGAGGGTTCATTCTTCGGCGAGATTTCGTTGATCGAGCACAAGCCCTGCACGGCGACGGTGCGCACCACCCAGGATACGATTCTGCTCAAGCTGCCCAAGGACGCCTTCAACGAGGTCATCATGACGCACCCCCAGGTGCTCGAACTGATTACCGAATACGTCGAAGAACGCCAGAGGGAGACCACCGAGACCCGCTCGAGCGTCAATTCGCTGAGCGAAATGGGCATGGTGTGACCGGCTGAACTTCAGCAACCAACGGCGCCCCACCCCCGGGGCGCTTTGTTTATGAGGAACCTGTGATGCAAGACAAACCATTCAAGATCGGCAAATACGAGTTCAAGAGCCGCCTGATTATCGGAACGGGCAAGTACAAGGACTTCGAGACCATGCGCGCCGCGCACGAGGCCTCCGGGGCCGATGTCGTGACCGTGGCGGTGCGGCGCGTGCCGCTCACCCGCGGCGAGGGGAACCTTCTCGACTTCATCGATCCCGACAAATACAAGCTGCTTCCCAATACCGCCGGCTGTTACACCGCCGAAGATGCGATTCGCTACGCGCGCCTGGCGCGCGAGGCCGGGATGACCGATCTGCTGAAGCTCGAAGTGCTCGGCGATGAAAAGACGCTTTTTCCCGACAATGAGCAGACGCTCGAAGCCGCCAAGGTTCTGGTGGCCGACGGCTTTACCGTCATGCCCTACTGCCTGGATGACCCCATTGTCTGCAAGAAGCTCGAAGACATCGGCTGCGCGTGCGTTATGCCGCTGGCCGCGCCGATTGGCTCGGGCCTTGGCATTCGCAACCCCTACAACATCCGCATCATTCAGGAGAGCGTCTCCTGTCCGGTGATCGTGGATGCGGGCGTGGGCACGGCCTCCGATGCGGCCGTCGCAATGGAGCTGGGCGTGGACGGCGTGTTGCTCAATACCGCCGTTGCGGTGGCCGAGGATCCGATTGCCATGGCCAGGGCGATGAAGCTCGCGGTCGAGGCCGGGCGCCTGGCGTATCTGGCGGGCCGGATGGACAAGCGCCTCTATGCCAATGCTTCCTCGCCGCTCACGGGAATGATGAGCTGAATTCGTGGGGAGCCTCGCCAAGAATCCGCCGATTCTCTACCTGATCGCGACCATCGATCAGGGTGGTGAAAACGGCGCGCGCGTGGCGGAGATCTGCGCTGCCGCGCGTGAGATCGCGCCAGCCGCACAGCTCACGATTCTGGTGCAACTTCGCGACAAGAATGCGAGTGCCGCGCAGCTCACAAAGGCAGCTTCGGCCTGGATCAAGGCGCTCATGGCGCACAAGGCCTTTGTTCTGATCAACGAACGCGCCGACGTGGCGATCTGCGCCGGGGCGCCGGGCGTGCACCTTGGCGCCGGCAGCATTCCGGTCCCCGAGGCGCGGCGCATGCTGCCGGAGGGTTTTGTCGGCTGGAGCGCCCACAGCCCCGAAGAGGCCGCGCGCGCGGCGGCAGAAGGTGCGGATTTCGTGACGCTCTCGCCCATCTGGGCCTCACCCGGCAAGGGGGAGCCGCTGGGAGTGCAGGCGCTCTCAAGCGCCGATTGCGGCAGCGTGCCGATGCTGGCACTCGGGGGAATCGGTCCCGAAGAAGCATGCGCGGCCCTGCGGGCGGGCGCCTCGGGTGTCGCAGTGATTCGCTCGGTTTTTCACGCGCCCGACCCGTCCGGTGCCGCGCGGGACATGGCGCGCGCGCTCACACAGGCGGAGGAATGAGCATGGCAGACTTCACACTCGTCATTGGAAACAAGAACTACTCGTCCTGGTCACTTCGCCCGTGGCTGGTGATGAAGCACCTGGAACTTCCCTTCGCTGAGGAACTCATTCCCCTCTACGAGGAAGATTCCGCGGAACGGCTTTCCCACTACTCGCCCTCGGGCCTCGTGCCGGTGCTCCGTCACGGCGATGTGCTGCTCTGGGAGTCATTGGCGATCTGCGATTATCTAGCCGAGCTCTACCCCAAGGCCGAGCTCTGGCC from Chrysiogenia bacterium includes the following:
- a CDS encoding thiamine phosphate synthase, which produces MGSLAKNPPILYLIATIDQGGENGARVAEICAAAREIAPAAQLTILVQLRDKNASAAQLTKAASAWIKALMAHKAFVLINERADVAICAGAPGVHLGAGSIPVPEARRMLPEGFVGWSAHSPEEAARAAAEGADFVTLSPIWASPGKGEPLGVQALSSADCGSVPMLALGGIGPEEACAALRAGASGVAVIRSVFHAPDPSGAARDMARALTQAEE
- a CDS encoding thiazole synthase; translation: MQDKPFKIGKYEFKSRLIIGTGKYKDFETMRAAHEASGADVVTVAVRRVPLTRGEGNLLDFIDPDKYKLLPNTAGCYTAEDAIRYARLAREAGMTDLLKLEVLGDEKTLFPDNEQTLEAAKVLVADGFTVMPYCLDDPIVCKKLEDIGCACVMPLAAPIGSGLGIRNPYNIRIIQESVSCPVIVDAGVGTASDAAVAMELGVDGVLLNTAVAVAEDPIAMARAMKLAVEAGRLAYLAGRMDKRLYANASSPLTGMMS